The following proteins are encoded in a genomic region of Spirosoma sp. SC4-14:
- a CDS encoding HNH endonuclease → MSRNDLWTREQTILAFNLYYKIPYGTIHGGNPKVQQLASIIDRSLGSVGRKMQNLASLDPVQQARGIKGLGHHSKLDKEVFNEFYNNWESLAIESERILAEKQGVSLEAKVEQEEQEWQSRNGINVTRSVNVRVGQNFFRSIVLNNFDLKCAISGIDIPQMLRASHIIPWSKNKQHRVNPENGLCLSALYDVAFDQGFIGVDTDYKIVLAEKLKKRKKEAYFQEHFGRLEGTEIRPPSKFFPRKDFLEYHLDKIFNK, encoded by the coding sequence ATGTCTAGGAATGATTTATGGACGCGCGAGCAGACAATCTTAGCCTTTAATCTTTACTATAAAATTCCCTACGGCACTATTCATGGTGGTAATCCTAAAGTGCAACAATTGGCTAGTATTATCGATAGGTCTTTAGGATCAGTTGGCCGAAAGATGCAAAATCTTGCCAGTCTCGACCCAGTACAGCAGGCAAGAGGTATAAAAGGACTAGGCCATCATAGCAAACTTGATAAAGAAGTTTTCAACGAGTTCTACAATAATTGGGAATCGTTAGCCATTGAAAGTGAGCGTATTTTAGCAGAAAAACAAGGTGTATCACTTGAGGCTAAAGTAGAACAGGAAGAACAAGAATGGCAAAGTAGAAACGGGATAAATGTTACCAGATCTGTCAATGTACGGGTTGGGCAAAATTTCTTTAGAAGCATTGTACTCAATAATTTCGATTTGAAATGTGCAATTAGTGGTATTGACATTCCTCAGATGTTACGTGCCAGTCATATCATTCCCTGGTCAAAAAATAAGCAACATCGGGTCAATCCTGAGAATGGCTTATGTTTATCTGCTCTATATGATGTAGCGTTCGATCAAGGGTTTATAGGAGTAGATACTGATTACAAAATCGTATTAGCGGAAAAGCTAAAAAAACGAAAGAAAGAAGCTTATTTTCAGGAGCATTTTGGCAGGCTTGAAGGGACAGAAATTAGGCCTCCAAGCAAATTTTTTCCTCGTAAAGATTTTTTAGAATACCACTTGGATAAAATTTTCAACAAATGA
- the recA gene encoding recombinase RecA, producing the protein MAKSDTAQATASANDNKLKALQTTIEKLDKAFGKGTVMRLSETKVVDVPVISTGSLGLDLALGIGGMPRGRVVEIYGPESSGKTTLTMHCIAEAQRNGGLAAFIDAEHAFDRVYAEKLGIDTKNLLISQPDNGEQALEIAEHLISSGAIDIIVIDSVAALVPKAEIEGEMGESKMGLQARLMSQALRKLTGTINKTGCCCIFINQLREKIGVMFGNPETTTGGNALKFYASVRIDIRRIGQIKEGADNVVGNRTKVKVVKNKLAAPFKVVEFDIMYGQGISKVGEILDLAVEMDIIKKSGSWFSYGSSRLAQGRDAVKELLLDNPELMAELEGKIRAKIAEDEEALLDPVLEGTDADGEGEIDD; encoded by the coding sequence ATGGCAAAATCAGATACGGCGCAAGCCACAGCATCTGCTAATGACAATAAGTTAAAGGCCCTCCAAACCACCATTGAAAAGTTAGATAAAGCATTTGGCAAAGGCACCGTAATGCGTCTTAGCGAAACTAAAGTCGTTGATGTTCCAGTCATTTCGACAGGTTCGCTGGGGCTCGATCTGGCTTTGGGCATCGGCGGTATGCCGCGTGGCCGTGTTGTAGAAATCTACGGTCCCGAATCGTCGGGTAAAACCACGTTGACCATGCACTGCATTGCCGAAGCGCAACGTAATGGTGGATTAGCCGCCTTTATCGACGCCGAGCATGCGTTCGACCGTGTATATGCCGAGAAACTGGGAATCGACACCAAAAACCTGCTTATCTCGCAACCCGACAATGGCGAACAGGCGCTTGAAATTGCCGAACACCTGATTAGCTCGGGCGCTATCGACATTATCGTTATCGACTCTGTAGCAGCGCTGGTTCCTAAAGCCGAAATTGAGGGCGAAATGGGCGAAAGCAAAATGGGCTTGCAGGCTCGTCTGATGTCGCAGGCGTTGCGAAAACTAACCGGTACGATCAACAAAACCGGCTGCTGCTGCATTTTCATTAACCAGCTTCGCGAAAAAATCGGTGTGATGTTTGGCAACCCTGAAACAACCACCGGGGGTAACGCACTGAAGTTCTACGCATCTGTACGGATCGATATTCGGCGGATTGGGCAAATTAAAGAAGGAGCCGACAATGTAGTGGGTAACCGGACTAAAGTGAAAGTCGTTAAAAACAAACTGGCGGCTCCGTTTAAAGTCGTTGAGTTCGACATCATGTATGGTCAGGGGATCTCAAAAGTTGGTGAAATACTTGACCTCGCCGTTGAAATGGATATCATCAAGAAATCGGGGTCTTGGTTCTCCTATGGCAGCAGTCGGCTTGCACAAGGCCGCGACGCTGTTAAAGAGTTACTGCTCGATAACCCTGAACTGATGGCCGAACTGGAAGGAAAAATCCGTGCTAAAATCGCTGAAGACGAAGAAGCTCTGCTCGATCCTGTTTTGGAAGGTACTGATGCCGATGGTGAAGGCGAGATTGACGATTAA
- the uvrA gene encoding excinuclease ABC subunit UvrA — translation MTEEKAAGQQSGLTDIDLTGYEQIEVLGAREHNLKNIDVTIPRNKLVVVTGISGSGKSSLAFDTIYAEGQRRYMESFSAYARSFIGDMERPDVDKINGLSPVISIEQKTTSKNPRSTVGTTTEIYDFLRLLYARAGEAFSYVTGRKMERQSQDQIIDTILEQYAGQKLTLLAPVIKGRKGHYRELFVQIAKAGYTKVRVDGVVQDIAPKMQLDRYKIHDIEIVIDRLVPKAEDGDSQSRYRLSQSVQTALKQGKGAMQMLDGTGTLVYFSQNLMDPESGISYDEPSPNTFSFNSPYGACPVCNGLGVIEEITEESVVPDKSLSISRGAIAPLGEYRELWIFKELEAILKKYKLNLTSPVNKFPDDLLHALLYGTDEEVADGPSKKAPGHGNGSEDYYSFKFEGIIHFLKRQQENSSDKIQEWLKDFMVVKTCPECNGARLKKESLYFKIDQKNISELARMDISELAAWFHGLEDRLSNRQNVIAKEILKEIRKRIGFLLDIGLDYLTLDRPLRTLSGGEAQRIRLATQIGTQLVGVLYIMDEPSIGLHQRDNVKLIDSLKNLRDLGNTVLVVEHDKDMMLESDFILDIGPGAGRHGGQVVGIGTPEEFLKNGSTTADYLSGRRNIDVPTERRKGNGKFLIIKNATGHNLKNVTLKLPLGRMVTITGVSGSGKSSLIHETLFPILNRHFYKSKREPLPFKTVEGLEYLDKVIEVDQSPIGRTPRSNPATYTGMFSEIRTLFAELPEAKIRGYKPGRFSFNVKGGRCEDCEGAGMKKIEMEFLPDVHVMCETCKGKRFNRETLEVRFKGKSIADVLDMTVEQALDFFASQPKILRKVQTLNDVGLGYITLGQHATTLSGGEAQRVKLAEELSKKDTGKTLYILDEPTTGLHFQDIAHLLDVLNKLANKGNTVLIIEHNLDVIKVSDHLIDLGPEGGNKGGNIIAEGTPEKVAEAKGSYTGKFLKMELAG, via the coding sequence GTGACAGAAGAAAAAGCTGCTGGACAACAGTCCGGTCTTACTGATATTGACCTGACGGGCTACGAGCAAATCGAGGTTCTCGGTGCCCGCGAACACAACCTGAAAAATATCGACGTTACCATTCCCCGCAACAAACTAGTGGTCGTAACCGGCATTAGCGGTAGTGGTAAATCATCGCTGGCTTTCGATACAATCTATGCCGAAGGCCAACGACGTTACATGGAAAGTTTCTCGGCCTATGCTCGTTCGTTTATCGGCGATATGGAACGGCCCGATGTCGACAAAATCAACGGCCTGAGTCCGGTGATTTCCATTGAGCAGAAAACAACGTCCAAAAACCCCCGCTCGACCGTTGGTACCACCACCGAAATTTATGACTTCCTGCGTCTGCTCTATGCGCGGGCGGGCGAAGCGTTTTCGTATGTGACGGGGCGCAAGATGGAGCGCCAGTCGCAGGATCAGATTATCGATACCATTCTGGAGCAGTATGCTGGTCAGAAGTTGACCTTGCTGGCTCCGGTTATTAAGGGACGTAAGGGACACTACCGCGAACTGTTTGTGCAGATTGCCAAGGCGGGCTACACCAAGGTTCGGGTGGATGGCGTGGTGCAGGACATTGCGCCCAAGATGCAACTGGATCGCTACAAAATTCACGACATCGAAATCGTAATTGACAGGCTGGTGCCAAAGGCCGAGGATGGAGACTCACAATCGCGTTATCGGCTGAGCCAGTCGGTGCAAACCGCGCTAAAACAGGGCAAAGGGGCTATGCAAATGCTCGATGGAACTGGAACGTTAGTCTACTTCTCGCAAAACCTGATGGACCCTGAATCGGGCATTAGCTACGACGAGCCATCGCCCAATACGTTTTCATTCAATTCGCCTTATGGAGCCTGCCCGGTTTGCAATGGTCTGGGTGTTATTGAAGAGATAACCGAAGAGTCTGTCGTGCCCGATAAATCGCTGAGTATTAGCCGGGGAGCAATTGCTCCACTGGGCGAATACCGGGAACTTTGGATTTTTAAGGAACTCGAAGCTATTCTGAAAAAGTATAAACTCAATCTGACATCGCCCGTTAATAAGTTTCCCGACGACCTGTTGCATGCGCTGTTATACGGTACCGACGAAGAAGTAGCGGACGGACCATCGAAGAAAGCTCCAGGCCATGGCAACGGATCGGAGGACTATTATAGCTTTAAGTTTGAGGGAATTATTCATTTCCTGAAACGGCAGCAGGAAAACAGCAGCGACAAGATTCAGGAGTGGCTAAAAGACTTTATGGTTGTAAAGACCTGCCCCGAATGCAACGGTGCCCGGTTGAAAAAAGAATCGCTCTACTTCAAAATCGACCAGAAAAACATTTCGGAACTGGCCCGTATGGATATTTCCGAACTGGCGGCCTGGTTCCATGGACTGGAAGACCGATTGAGCAACCGCCAGAATGTGATTGCCAAAGAAATTCTGAAAGAGATTCGCAAACGCATCGGTTTTCTGCTCGACATCGGTCTTGATTACCTCACACTCGACCGTCCATTACGTACGCTCTCGGGGGGGGAAGCACAACGAATTCGGCTGGCAACGCAGATTGGTACGCAGCTCGTTGGCGTTCTCTATATCATGGATGAACCCAGTATTGGCCTCCACCAGCGCGATAACGTCAAACTGATTGATTCACTGAAAAATCTCCGCGATTTGGGCAATACGGTGCTGGTCGTTGAACACGACAAGGACATGATGCTCGAATCCGACTTTATTCTCGACATTGGTCCGGGAGCCGGTCGGCATGGTGGTCAGGTGGTTGGCATTGGGACACCCGAAGAGTTCCTGAAAAATGGCAGCACCACGGCCGACTACCTGAGCGGTCGGCGGAATATCGACGTACCGACAGAGCGACGCAAAGGCAATGGAAAGTTTTTGATTATCAAAAATGCAACGGGGCACAATCTGAAGAACGTAACGCTGAAGCTGCCGCTCGGCAGGATGGTAACCATCACAGGCGTGTCGGGAAGTGGCAAGTCGTCACTAATTCATGAAACGTTGTTCCCGATCCTGAATCGTCATTTCTATAAATCGAAGCGCGAGCCGCTGCCGTTTAAAACCGTAGAAGGGCTGGAATATCTCGATAAAGTAATTGAAGTCGATCAGTCGCCTATCGGTCGTACGCCCCGCTCGAATCCGGCTACGTATACGGGTATGTTCTCCGAAATTCGGACGCTGTTTGCCGAACTGCCCGAAGCCAAAATTCGGGGCTACAAACCCGGTCGGTTCTCGTTTAACGTGAAGGGGGGACGCTGTGAAGATTGCGAAGGCGCAGGCATGAAAAAAATCGAGATGGAATTCCTGCCCGATGTTCATGTCATGTGCGAAACCTGCAAAGGCAAACGCTTCAACCGAGAAACGCTGGAAGTTCGTTTTAAAGGAAAATCCATTGCCGACGTGCTGGATATGACCGTGGAACAGGCGCTGGATTTCTTTGCCAGCCAGCCCAAAATTCTGCGAAAAGTGCAGACGCTGAATGATGTCGGCTTAGGCTATATTACGCTGGGGCAACATGCAACGACATTGTCGGGTGGAGAAGCCCAGCGGGTAAAGCTAGCCGAAGAACTGTCGAAGAAAGATACGGGCAAAACGCTTTATATTCTCGATGAACCAACTACTGGATTGCATTTTCAGGACATTGCTCATCTGCTCGATGTGCTGAACAAACTGGCCAACAAGGGAAATACGGTTCTAATCATCGAGCATAACCTGGACGTGATCAAAGTATCAGATCATCTGATCGATCTTGGTCCCGAAGGCGGTAACAAAGGTGGTAACATCATAGCTGAAGGTACGCCCGAAAAAGTAGCCGAAGCGAAGGGAAGCTATACCGGTAAGTTTCTGAAAATGGAGCTGGCGGGCTAA
- a CDS encoding ABC transporter permease, translating to MQFIRQVLESFRFAWQALRSNLLRTTLSLLGVTVGIFAIIAVFTLVDSLERNIKDSLSFIGDKVVYIQKWPWSFGGEYQWWKYFQRPEPSYKEYRFLNDKLENAQAIVAMDFKGRVTVKRNNNSMTSLIQGTTFDYNKISEVPVADGRYFTPQEIDVARNVVIIGADVAENLFPGEDPIGKSIKISGLSFVVIGVQEKKGESLVNFGGNPDVKCLIPLGAFAKMYHSITPSIDIAVKGYDEDEGLLELESEIRGLMRTRRGLRPTQDDNFAINRPEAAAQAISSIFSVLTVAGWVIGGFSILIGGFGIANIMFVSVRERTNIIGIQKSLGAKNYVILFQFLFEAILLSLVGGLAGIGLVYLLSFMQLGSLELHLTAGNIALGLGVSSVIGVLSGIIPAFSAARLDPVIAIRAK from the coding sequence ATGCAGTTTATTCGTCAGGTTCTCGAAAGTTTTCGGTTTGCGTGGCAGGCGCTTCGTTCGAATCTTCTGCGCACAACGCTCTCGCTGCTGGGTGTAACCGTTGGTATTTTTGCCATCATTGCCGTTTTTACACTGGTCGATTCGCTGGAACGGAACATCAAAGACAGCCTGTCGTTTATTGGCGACAAAGTGGTATATATACAAAAATGGCCCTGGTCGTTTGGGGGCGAATACCAATGGTGGAAATATTTTCAGCGCCCCGAGCCAAGCTATAAAGAATATCGGTTTCTGAACGATAAACTCGAAAATGCCCAGGCCATTGTTGCTATGGATTTTAAAGGTCGGGTAACGGTGAAACGCAACAACAATAGCATGACATCGCTGATTCAGGGAACAACATTCGATTATAACAAAATCTCGGAAGTGCCGGTAGCCGATGGCCGCTATTTCACTCCACAGGAAATCGACGTTGCCCGCAATGTGGTCATTATTGGAGCCGACGTTGCCGAAAATCTCTTTCCGGGCGAAGATCCTATTGGCAAATCCATTAAAATAAGTGGTTTGAGCTTCGTTGTTATAGGCGTTCAGGAAAAAAAGGGAGAAAGTCTGGTCAATTTTGGAGGCAACCCCGATGTTAAATGCCTGATTCCGCTCGGTGCATTTGCCAAAATGTATCATTCGATTACACCCAGCATCGACATTGCCGTAAAAGGCTACGACGAAGATGAAGGGCTTCTGGAACTTGAAAGCGAAATTCGGGGGCTCATGCGAACCCGCCGGGGGTTACGTCCAACCCAGGACGATAACTTTGCCATTAACCGGCCCGAAGCTGCCGCTCAGGCAATCAGCAGTATTTTTTCGGTTCTGACTGTTGCGGGCTGGGTTATTGGAGGTTTTTCGATTTTGATTGGTGGTTTTGGGATTGCCAATATTATGTTTGTGAGCGTTAGAGAACGCACCAACATCATTGGCATTCAGAAATCGCTGGGTGCCAAAAATTACGTCATTCTGTTTCAGTTTCTGTTCGAAGCCATTCTGTTAAGCCTGGTTGGTGGATTGGCAGGCATTGGGTTGGTGTATCTGCTTTCTTTTATGCAGCTCGGCAGTCTCGAACTCCACCTGACAGCCGGCAATATTGCCCTCGGCCTGGGCGTATCGAGTGTTATTGGTGTTCTGTCGGGTATTATTCCTGCTTTTTCGGCCGCCCGTCTCGATCCGGTCATTGCTATTCGGGCTAAGTAA
- a CDS encoding citrate synthase, whose amino-acid sequence MANTAELTVDGKSYEFPIFEGTEHEKAFDISNLRDQTGYVTLDRGYKNTGATKSAITFLDGEQGILQYRGYSIEELAAKASFLEVAYLLIYGELPTKEQYSTFEDSIRRHTLVNEDMRKIFDGFPVNAHPMSVLSSLVSAMSAFYPDSQDEKSDPDGHIIRLLAKLPTIATWSYKRSLGHPVNYPKNNLDYISNFLNMMFALPVEEYKVDPVVAEALNVLLILHADHEQNCSTSTVRLVGSSQANLYSSISAGISALWGPLHGGANQEVIEMLEAIKADGGDVGKYVDMAKNAKTTGFRLFGFGHRVYKNFDPRARIIKKAADDVLGKLGVNDPVLEIAKGLEEAALHDEYFIQRKLYPNVDFYSGIIYRALGIPTNMFTVMFAIGRLPGWIAQWKEMREQKEPIGRPRQIYTGATLRKFVSIENR is encoded by the coding sequence ATGGCCAACACTGCTGAACTAACTGTCGATGGTAAATCGTATGAATTTCCAATCTTTGAAGGAACTGAACACGAGAAAGCCTTCGACATCTCTAACCTCCGTGACCAAACCGGCTACGTTACCTTAGACCGGGGCTATAAAAACACTGGCGCTACGAAAAGTGCTATTACATTCTTAGATGGTGAGCAGGGTATTCTGCAGTATCGGGGCTACTCGATTGAAGAATTAGCTGCTAAAGCATCGTTTCTGGAAGTAGCTTATCTGCTTATCTATGGCGAATTGCCCACTAAAGAGCAATATTCAACTTTTGAAGATTCGATTCGTCGCCATACGCTGGTAAACGAAGACATGCGGAAAATTTTCGATGGTTTTCCGGTAAACGCTCACCCAATGAGCGTTTTGTCGTCTTTAGTGAGTGCGATGAGTGCGTTTTACCCTGACTCTCAGGACGAAAAGTCTGATCCTGATGGGCATATTATCCGCTTGCTGGCTAAGTTGCCCACAATTGCAACCTGGTCGTATAAACGGTCGCTGGGGCATCCGGTCAACTACCCGAAAAACAACCTCGACTACATCTCCAACTTCCTGAACATGATGTTTGCATTGCCGGTTGAGGAGTATAAAGTTGATCCGGTTGTTGCCGAAGCATTAAACGTTCTGCTGATTCTCCACGCTGATCACGAACAGAACTGCTCAACCTCTACCGTTCGGCTGGTAGGATCGTCGCAGGCGAACCTGTATTCGTCTATTTCGGCCGGTATCAGCGCTTTATGGGGACCACTGCACGGTGGAGCTAACCAGGAAGTGATTGAAATGCTCGAAGCGATCAAAGCCGATGGGGGCGATGTAGGCAAATATGTCGACATGGCTAAAAATGCGAAGACAACGGGTTTCCGGCTGTTTGGATTTGGCCATCGGGTCTACAAAAATTTCGATCCTCGTGCCCGGATCATTAAAAAAGCAGCCGACGATGTATTGGGTAAGCTGGGCGTTAATGACCCCGTACTCGAAATCGCTAAAGGGCTCGAAGAGGCTGCGCTTCATGATGAATATTTCATCCAGCGCAAACTATATCCGAATGTTGATTTCTATTCGGGCATTATTTATCGGGCGCTGGGTATCCCAACCAATATGTTTACGGTCATGTTTGCGATTGGGCGTCTGCCTGGCTGGATTGCACAGTGGAAAGAAATGCGTGAACAGAAAGAACCAATTGGTCGGCCACGTCAGATTTATACGGGCGCAACTCTGCGTAAGTTCGTGTCAATCGAAAATCGATAA
- a CDS encoding Uma2 family endonuclease: MAIAYDTPRRPLPKPRRKIPESLIYEIMDGKPIYRKGYRDVLSGKKTLEEIMGASTLQSVIVSYLVILIGKFIDDNAYFVLTGEPGVHLDHRNNLANDIAIYDQTVLTPDKISKKYATVPPQIAIEVDIEADTAEMTENGYIYKKTRKLFEFGVQKIIWVLTDPQVVLIATPERIETVDWDKDVEIMDGHSFNIGAYLVKKGITID; the protein is encoded by the coding sequence ATGGCTATTGCATACGACACCCCCCGCCGACCGCTTCCCAAACCCCGGCGCAAAATCCCGGAAAGCCTGATTTACGAAATCATGGATGGCAAGCCTATCTATCGGAAAGGCTATCGGGATGTATTATCCGGAAAAAAAACACTTGAAGAAATTATGGGTGCCAGCACCTTACAATCCGTTATTGTATCCTATTTAGTAATTCTAATAGGCAAATTCATCGACGATAACGCTTATTTTGTTCTGACTGGCGAGCCGGGTGTTCATCTCGATCATCGGAACAACCTGGCCAATGATATTGCCATTTATGACCAGACGGTGCTGACACCTGACAAGATTTCGAAAAAATACGCAACAGTCCCCCCTCAGATTGCGATTGAAGTTGATATTGAAGCCGACACGGCCGAGATGACCGAAAACGGCTATATCTACAAAAAGACCCGTAAACTATTCGAATTTGGCGTTCAGAAAATTATTTGGGTGCTGACCGACCCGCAGGTTGTCCTGATAGCGACACCCGAACGAATCGAAACCGTTGATTGGGATAAAGACGTTGAGATTATGGACGGTCACTCGTTCAATATTGGTGCTTATTTAGTGAAGAAGGGTATTACAATTGATTAA
- a CDS encoding S8 family peptidase yields the protein MKKLLISASVCLLSIAASAQETQWYLQDKTDKTAGISVERTYRELLKDRKPTPVVVAVIDGGIDTTHEDLKRVLWVNPKEIAGNGKDDDKNGYVDDVHGWNFIGGKDGRNVSYETAEVTRLYAQLKPKYEGKDRASLKPAEQKEYDLYKKTKEEVEKNQAQYKAQYQGISQFYAQYSQAVDVLKKALNVSKLDTATLQKAADTLSDATLKRPVTGILRLLRQQGAADTDVVMNELEKANEQLKSRAEYNYNPDFDSRSIVGDDPTDLNQRDYGNSDIAGPRPDHGTHVAGIIGADRTNDLGIKGISDAVQIMGVRAVPDGDERDKDIANAIRYAVDNGAQIINMSFGKDYSPQRKAVEDAERYALSKGVLMVHAAGNDGKDIDTAANYPSPRFIDGSAIPNVITVGASAEPNDADLVASFSNYGKQNVDVFAPGKDIYSTVPGSKYENNSGTSMASPVVAGVAAVLKSYFPKLTYADIKRIILQSATPYKTKVHRPESTDMVDFSSLSKTGGIVNLYDAVKMALAQEGSTKGK from the coding sequence ATGAAGAAACTCCTTATCAGCGCGTCGGTTTGCCTGCTTAGTATAGCAGCTTCGGCGCAGGAAACGCAGTGGTATCTGCAGGATAAAACCGATAAAACAGCCGGAATCAGCGTCGAACGCACCTATCGCGAACTCCTTAAAGATCGTAAACCAACACCGGTAGTGGTAGCGGTTATCGATGGTGGTATCGACACCACCCACGAAGATCTTAAACGGGTATTGTGGGTAAATCCAAAAGAAATTGCCGGTAATGGTAAAGACGACGATAAGAACGGCTACGTCGATGATGTTCACGGCTGGAATTTCATTGGTGGAAAAGATGGCCGGAATGTCAGTTACGAAACCGCCGAAGTAACTCGGCTGTATGCACAGTTGAAGCCAAAATATGAAGGGAAAGATCGGGCCTCGCTGAAACCTGCCGAACAGAAAGAATACGATCTGTATAAAAAGACCAAAGAAGAGGTCGAAAAAAATCAGGCTCAGTATAAAGCGCAGTATCAGGGTATTAGCCAGTTCTATGCGCAGTATTCGCAGGCGGTCGATGTGTTGAAAAAAGCGCTTAATGTATCGAAACTCGATACGGCAACCCTACAGAAAGCAGCCGATACGCTTTCGGATGCGACCCTGAAACGACCCGTGACCGGTATTCTTCGGTTATTACGCCAGCAGGGCGCGGCCGATACCGATGTGGTGATGAACGAACTCGAAAAAGCCAACGAGCAACTGAAATCGCGGGCCGAGTATAACTACAATCCCGATTTCGATAGCCGGTCTATTGTGGGTGATGATCCTACCGATCTGAACCAGCGCGATTATGGTAACTCCGACATTGCAGGTCCCCGTCCCGATCATGGTACACACGTTGCCGGTATTATCGGTGCCGACCGTACCAACGATCTGGGTATCAAGGGCATTTCAGATGCCGTACAGATTATGGGCGTGCGGGCCGTACCGGATGGCGACGAGCGCGATAAAGACATAGCCAATGCCATTCGCTATGCCGTAGATAATGGTGCTCAGATCATCAATATGAGCTTCGGGAAAGATTATTCGCCCCAGCGCAAAGCCGTGGAAGATGCCGAACGGTATGCTCTGTCGAAAGGTGTACTGATGGTGCATGCCGCTGGCAACGATGGTAAAGACATCGACACCGCAGCTAATTATCCTTCACCCCGATTTATAGATGGTTCGGCCATCCCGAATGTGATTACGGTGGGGGCCAGTGCCGAACCTAATGATGCCGATCTGGTTGCCAGTTTCTCGAACTACGGCAAACAGAATGTAGATGTGTTTGCGCCGGGTAAGGATATTTATTCGACCGTGCCGGGTAGCAAATACGAAAATAATAGCGGAACCAGTATGGCCTCTCCCGTTGTAGCCGGAGTTGCTGCCGTACTGAAATCGTACTTCCCTAAACTGACCTATGCCGATATTAAGCGAATTATTCTGCAATCGGCAACGCCCTATAAAACCAAGGTACACCGGCCCGAATCGACCGATATGGTTGATTTTTCGAGCCTGTCGAAAACGGGTGGTATTGTTAACCTCTACGATGCCGTAAAAATGGCATTGGCCCAGGAAGGCAGCACCAAAGGAAAATAA
- a CDS encoding amidohydrolase family protein, whose amino-acid sequence MTSSNLLFGIGCWRRLFIFLLILYKSNPGFAQVYLLKPDRIFDGEVMHEGWIVRIKGDKIEAVGPASSVSEAGAEIVDLKGTTLLPGLIEGHSHMFLHPYNETPWDDQVLKEARSLRTARATVHAQKTLLAGFTTVRDLGTEGAEYDDVGLKQAINQGVIPGPRMVVVTRALIASGSYGPKGFSPDIEVPQGAEEADGQDALIKAVRRQIGKGADAIKIYADYRWGLMAEARPTFTVDEIKLIVEVAKSSGRGVVAHASTAEGMRRAIVGGCETIEHGDAGTPEIFALMKQHGTALCPTLAAGDAIQQYRGWKKGQDPEPDRIKQKKITFRQALDAGVIICAGGDVGVFSHGDNARELDMMVDYGMKPLDVLRSATSTNADVFHLADRGRVKAGLLADLIAVEGDPTKLITDLHRVKAVMKGGSFYKR is encoded by the coding sequence ATGACTTCATCTAACCTTCTCTTTGGCATCGGATGCTGGCGCAGGCTATTTATTTTTCTATTAATACTATACAAGTCAAATCCAGGTTTCGCTCAGGTCTACCTGCTTAAGCCTGACCGTATTTTCGATGGCGAAGTAATGCACGAAGGCTGGATTGTTCGGATCAAAGGTGATAAAATTGAAGCTGTCGGACCGGCTTCGTCGGTTTCGGAGGCAGGTGCAGAAATAGTCGATCTGAAAGGAACAACCCTGTTGCCGGGTCTGATTGAGGGGCACTCGCATATGTTTCTGCACCCCTACAACGAAACACCCTGGGATGACCAGGTTTTAAAAGAAGCCCGGTCGTTACGTACCGCACGCGCAACCGTACATGCACAAAAAACACTGCTGGCGGGTTTTACCACCGTTCGTGATCTGGGTACAGAAGGAGCGGAATACGACGACGTAGGCTTAAAACAAGCGATCAATCAGGGCGTAATTCCGGGGCCACGTATGGTGGTTGTGACGCGGGCACTCATTGCGAGTGGGAGCTATGGCCCCAAAGGCTTTAGCCCCGATATTGAGGTGCCGCAGGGAGCCGAAGAAGCCGACGGGCAGGATGCTTTGATTAAGGCGGTTCGAAGGCAAATCGGAAAAGGGGCCGATGCTATAAAAATTTATGCCGATTATCGCTGGGGCCTAATGGCCGAAGCGCGGCCAACGTTTACTGTTGATGAAATCAAACTGATTGTAGAGGTTGCTAAAAGTAGTGGACGGGGCGTTGTGGCACATGCCAGCACCGCCGAAGGAATGCGTCGGGCTATTGTGGGCGGTTGCGAAACCATCGAACATGGTGATGCGGGTACACCCGAAATTTTTGCGCTTATGAAACAACACGGTACTGCTTTGTGCCCAACCCTGGCGGCTGGCGATGCCATTCAACAATATCGGGGCTGGAAAAAAGGGCAGGACCCCGAACCGGATCGGATCAAACAGAAAAAAATAACCTTCCGACAGGCACTCGATGCAGGTGTAATCATCTGCGCCGGGGGCGATGTAGGCGTATTCTCCCACGGGGATAATGCCCGCGAACTCGATATGATGGTCGATTATGGTATGAAACCGCTCGATGTGCTCCGTTCGGCGACGTCAACAAATGCCGATGTTTTTCATCTGGCCGATCGAGGCCGGGTGAAGGCGGGACTATTGGCCGATCTAATCGCTGTGGAGGGTGATCCAACTAAATTAATTACTGATCTGCATCGCGTTAAGGCAGTTATGAAAGGCGGAAGTTTTTATAAACGATAG